From a region of the Rathayibacter sp. VKM Ac-2804 genome:
- a CDS encoding SMP-30/gluconolactonase/LRE family protein, with translation MSDQAADERRTDNEALLRSDGGLERLWTGAVWSEGPLWIPAEGRLRWSDIPNDRILQWDSATGETSVHREGVEFTNGRLLDADGSVVQCSHGLRRLERERPDGTVEELVSSWDGGRLNSPNDVAVAPDGSYWFTDPDYGIRQPAEGHPGEREYGARWVFRWSEEDGLAPVVTDMVQPNGIAFSPDGATAYVTDTAMSLEDGPGHWIRAYDVVDGGVGTRNGRLFAETEQGFPDGIAVDERGRVWSSAGDGVHVFAPDGAELLFVPVPEVVANVCFGGPDGTDLFIVATTSLYRLRTRTRAAQATTA, from the coding sequence ATGAGCGACCAGGCAGCGGACGAGAGAAGGACGGACAACGAGGCGCTCCTCCGCAGCGACGGCGGACTCGAGCGGCTGTGGACGGGCGCCGTCTGGAGCGAGGGGCCGCTGTGGATCCCGGCCGAGGGGCGTCTGCGCTGGAGCGACATCCCGAACGACCGCATCCTGCAGTGGGACAGCGCGACCGGGGAGACCTCGGTGCACCGCGAGGGTGTCGAGTTCACCAATGGCCGACTCCTCGACGCCGACGGGAGCGTCGTCCAGTGCTCGCACGGACTGCGCCGCCTGGAGCGAGAGCGGCCGGACGGCACCGTCGAGGAGCTCGTCTCGAGCTGGGACGGCGGAAGGCTGAACTCGCCCAACGACGTCGCGGTCGCTCCCGACGGCTCCTACTGGTTCACCGATCCGGACTACGGCATCCGGCAGCCGGCCGAGGGGCACCCCGGCGAGCGCGAGTACGGCGCGCGCTGGGTCTTCCGCTGGAGCGAGGAGGACGGCCTCGCGCCGGTCGTCACCGACATGGTGCAGCCGAACGGCATCGCCTTCTCGCCCGACGGCGCGACCGCCTACGTGACCGACACGGCGATGAGCCTCGAGGACGGCCCGGGCCACTGGATCCGCGCCTACGACGTCGTCGACGGCGGAGTCGGCACCCGCAACGGGCGGCTCTTCGCGGAGACCGAGCAGGGCTTCCCCGACGGGATCGCCGTCGACGAGCGCGGCCGAGTGTGGTCCTCGGCCGGCGACGGCGTGCACGTCTTCGCCCCGGACGGCGCCGAGCTGCTCTTCGTGCCCGTACCGGAGGTCGTGGCGAACGTCTGCTTCGGTGGACCGGACGGCACCGACCTCTTCATCGTCGCCACCACCAGCCTGTACCGGCTGCGGACGCGCACCCGGGCCGCCCAGGCCACCACCGCGTAG
- a CDS encoding PIN domain-containing protein has translation MPPHDVGPAVVFDIHIYVNALVGPGSEFPRIVEVPPGTGNSAADCLSLAFDGDDFRLFVSPHILRNLTRVLSELGLSAELIEGYLQTVLELVEVSGGATLDPPRKCFDVEDYEDNLIVDLSLACDATLIVSDDTDLTDLSPWHGRMPVVRPHVFVARMVQARRGRRR, from the coding sequence GTGCCTCCGCATGACGTCGGCCCAGCGGTCGTCTTCGACATCCACATCTACGTCAACGCGCTCGTAGGCCCTGGTTCCGAGTTTCCACGGATCGTCGAGGTGCCTCCCGGAACCGGCAACTCCGCGGCCGACTGCCTCTCCCTCGCCTTCGACGGCGATGATTTCCGGCTGTTCGTCTCGCCACACATCCTCCGCAACCTGACACGGGTCCTCAGTGAGCTCGGCCTCAGCGCCGAACTGATCGAGGGATACCTGCAGACCGTGCTCGAGCTCGTGGAGGTGTCGGGCGGAGCGACTCTCGATCCCCCGCGGAAGTGCTTCGACGTCGAGGACTACGAGGACAACCTGATCGTGGATCTCTCCCTGGCCTGCGACGCGACCCTCATCGTCAGCGACGACACGGACCTCACCGATCTGAGTCCCTGGCACGGACGCATGCCGGTCGTCCGGCCGCACGTCTTCGTCGCCCGGATGGTCCAGGCCCGCCGGGGTCGCCGCCGCTAA
- a CDS encoding FtsX-like permease family protein has protein sequence MLREALASSIAQPVASLLTLVMVVAMCAGIVLTTGRTVGTEQSVLATVDSAGTRSILVRGEAEAGLSSDALERISRLSGVQWAAAFSDASDVGNSRIAEGRKVALRSVWSSDFAELGIEAGRFPSGSAWASEEALATLGFAEQTGSVSSGSGAGVDVVGTFASSEYLSFLGPSVLVPMPPSATRSVGYVVVIATEPEMIRPLTRSIGSLLAPANPQGVTVTTSARYADLRTVLEGTLGGFGRDLVVLIAGAGAVLVGATQYGLVQMRRKDFGRRRALGATRGLIVLLVVCQVLLVATIGALLGTVGSAVFLVAGGDPLPGLDFLVATGALAIVVSVVAALLPAQRAASRDPLHELRVP, from the coding sequence GTGCTCCGGGAAGCCCTCGCCTCCTCGATCGCGCAACCGGTGGCCTCTCTCCTCACTCTGGTGATGGTGGTGGCGATGTGCGCCGGGATCGTTCTGACGACCGGGCGGACCGTGGGGACGGAGCAGAGCGTTCTCGCGACGGTGGATTCGGCGGGGACGCGTTCCATCCTGGTCCGAGGGGAGGCAGAGGCGGGCCTGTCCTCGGACGCACTGGAGAGGATCTCCCGACTCTCCGGCGTGCAGTGGGCCGCAGCGTTCTCGGATGCCAGTGACGTCGGCAACTCCCGGATCGCGGAGGGAAGGAAGGTGGCTCTTCGATCCGTGTGGTCGTCCGACTTCGCAGAGCTGGGAATCGAGGCGGGGCGGTTCCCCAGCGGCTCGGCGTGGGCGTCCGAGGAGGCTCTCGCCACTCTGGGCTTCGCCGAGCAGACCGGCTCGGTCTCTTCGGGCAGTGGAGCCGGGGTCGACGTCGTCGGGACCTTCGCCTCGTCCGAGTACCTGTCCTTCCTCGGCCCGTCCGTCCTGGTCCCGATGCCTCCCTCCGCGACCAGGAGTGTGGGCTATGTGGTCGTCATCGCCACGGAACCCGAGATGATCCGCCCGCTGACGCGATCGATCGGCTCCCTTCTGGCTCCGGCGAACCCGCAGGGCGTCACCGTCACCACGAGCGCTCGGTACGCGGACCTGCGGACCGTTCTCGAGGGCACTCTCGGTGGTTTCGGACGAGATCTCGTGGTTCTCATCGCCGGCGCGGGCGCGGTCCTGGTCGGTGCGACGCAGTACGGTCTCGTCCAGATGAGGCGGAAGGACTTCGGACGTCGAAGGGCGCTCGGGGCCACGAGAGGCCTGATCGTCCTGCTCGTCGTCTGTCAGGTCCTCCTCGTCGCGACGATCGGCGCTCTTCTGGGCACGGTGGGTTCCGCCGTGTTCCTGGTGGCCGGCGGCGACCCGCTTCCCGGCCTCGACTTCCTGGTGGCCACGGGCGCTCTGGCGATCGTGGTCTCCGTCGTCGCCGCGCTTCTCCCCGCTCAGAGGGCGGCGAGCAGGGACCCGCTGCACGAGCTGAGAGTGCCGTGA
- a CDS encoding ABC transporter ATP-binding protein, producing the protein MITAESIDFSYRRGPRVLSDFSAVVMPSEMVAITGPSGRGKSTLLYVLGLMATPESGRIRIDGVDVSGLSDRSRAEYRAENIGFVFQDAALDPTRTVLDNIVETALYRGRRNAAVELAAHGLMERFGVALRASARPHQVSGGQAQRIALCRALLDDPTIVLADEPTGNLDPESAAVVVDALRERARSGSSVIVVTHDETVVASCDRRISL; encoded by the coding sequence ATGATCACCGCTGAGAGCATCGACTTCAGCTATCGACGCGGCCCCCGAGTCCTGTCCGACTTCAGCGCTGTCGTGATGCCCTCCGAGATGGTCGCGATCACCGGCCCATCGGGAAGGGGAAAGTCGACCCTGCTCTACGTCCTGGGCCTGATGGCGACTCCGGAATCGGGACGGATCCGGATCGATGGCGTCGATGTCAGTGGCCTGAGTGATCGATCGAGGGCGGAGTACCGCGCGGAGAACATCGGGTTCGTCTTCCAGGACGCCGCTCTGGATCCCACGAGAACGGTCCTCGACAACATCGTCGAGACGGCTCTTTATCGTGGGCGCCGGAACGCGGCGGTGGAGCTCGCAGCGCACGGCCTGATGGAGCGCTTCGGGGTCGCCCTGCGCGCCTCGGCGAGACCCCATCAGGTCTCCGGTGGCCAGGCGCAGCGGATAGCGCTCTGCCGGGCGCTCCTCGACGACCCGACGATCGTCCTCGCGGACGAGCCGACGGGGAATCTGGATCCGGAGTCCGCGGCGGTGGTCGTCGACGCACTGCGAGAGCGTGCCCGATCGGGTTCGTCCGTGATCGTGGTCACTCACGACGAGACGGTCGTCGCCTCCTGCGACCGGAGGATCAGCCTGTGA
- a CDS encoding peptidoglycan-binding domain-containing protein, producing MKADRSPRRGLLSPVAALAFCLVVLAAAAGVWAGAVIFAPAEEVVAGTDYTTAVARAGAVGAAVNLVATAHWTQSPAGTNSAQGTVTTVSHTPGDVADQGEELYTVDLRPVVLARGVIPAFRDIDGTSEGEDVEQLQELLGDLGYYRGAVDGAPGPRTAAAIKEWQKAAGFPVDGVVRRGDLVFVPEVPTRLVVDETLITRGAVVSGGEVVARTLPKTPTFSVTATAAQAAQIGVGVAAEITGPDGPWRAVTTVQEVKPEVGVSIALAGVDGEIICGEECADLDVTQDTLLPVVLTTTPETSGLTVPTASIRTDVNGDLEVTDSAGERHRVDVVAAAKGISVVTGLVEGTEVRVYGDDAAPR from the coding sequence GTGAAAGCCGATCGATCGCCTCGGAGAGGTCTTCTCTCCCCCGTCGCGGCTCTCGCCTTCTGCCTGGTGGTGCTGGCCGCCGCGGCGGGTGTCTGGGCCGGAGCGGTGATCTTCGCGCCCGCGGAGGAGGTCGTGGCGGGGACCGACTACACGACCGCTGTCGCTCGCGCCGGTGCTGTCGGCGCGGCGGTGAACCTGGTGGCGACCGCCCACTGGACCCAGTCCCCCGCGGGGACCAATTCGGCGCAGGGCACGGTGACGACGGTGAGTCACACCCCCGGCGACGTCGCCGACCAGGGCGAGGAGCTCTACACCGTGGACCTTCGACCCGTGGTTCTCGCGCGCGGCGTGATCCCCGCGTTCCGGGACATCGACGGGACGAGCGAGGGCGAGGATGTGGAGCAGCTGCAGGAGCTGCTGGGCGACCTCGGCTACTACCGCGGCGCTGTCGACGGTGCGCCCGGACCGCGCACCGCGGCGGCGATCAAGGAGTGGCAGAAGGCTGCAGGCTTTCCGGTGGACGGCGTCGTCCGACGGGGCGACCTGGTCTTCGTGCCCGAGGTGCCGACCCGGCTGGTCGTCGACGAGACCCTCATCACTCGAGGAGCAGTGGTCTCGGGCGGCGAGGTCGTCGCGAGGACGCTGCCGAAGACGCCGACGTTCTCCGTCACGGCGACAGCGGCCCAGGCCGCTCAGATCGGCGTGGGAGTCGCGGCGGAGATCACCGGACCGGACGGACCCTGGCGGGCGGTCACGACGGTCCAGGAGGTGAAGCCCGAGGTCGGGGTGTCGATAGCGCTCGCCGGCGTGGACGGCGAGATCATCTGCGGCGAGGAGTGCGCGGATCTCGACGTGACTCAGGACACCCTCCTCCCCGTCGTCCTCACGACGACACCCGAGACGTCGGGTCTGACCGTCCCGACCGCGAGCATCCGGACCGACGTGAACGGGGATCTCGAAGTGACGGACTCGGCCGGCGAGAGACATCGTGTGGATGTCGTCGCTGCAGCCAAGGGCATCTCGGTCGTGACCGGCCTCGTGGAAGGCACGGAAGTGCGCGTCTACGGCGACGACGCTGCACCCCGATGA
- a CDS encoding MFS transporter, protein MSTTTTIPSSLRRSISNTLKGSAGNLVEWYDVYVYSVFAFYFESQFFAPGEKNSTLYIWAIFAVTFLMRPIGSWFFGRFADRHGRRLALTISVSLMAACSLIVAFAPTAESIGGGAVVILVLARLLQGFATGGEYGTSATYMSEAALPGRRGFLSSFHYVTLVGGHVLAQLTLLIMVVTLPDDAISAWGWRVAFGIGGVAAVVVFWLRRTMDESLETTQIDAVKAGRSRRNGSMRELLVHQWRPLLLCFAVTMGGTVAFYTYSVTGPNIIKSAFAGDDVVTGTVINLIALTTLMLLQPLGGWLSDIVGRKTLLVFFGIGGVAYTWFLLTALPEQTDPLAAFAILVVGFVILTGYTSINAVVKAQLFPTHIRALGLGFGYALANSIFGGTAPLLYAGALSAEQVPAFIGYVTAVIVVSLVVYVVFLKNTGANWLDDEAGMRLREDARRASR, encoded by the coding sequence ATGTCGACGACGACGACGATCCCCAGCAGCCTCCGCCGCTCCATCTCGAACACGTTGAAGGGCTCCGCGGGCAATCTCGTCGAGTGGTACGACGTCTACGTCTACTCCGTCTTCGCGTTCTACTTCGAATCGCAGTTCTTCGCTCCCGGCGAGAAGAACTCGACCCTCTACATCTGGGCCATCTTCGCGGTCACCTTCCTGATGCGGCCGATCGGCTCCTGGTTCTTCGGCCGGTTCGCCGACCGGCACGGGCGCCGCCTCGCGCTGACGATCTCGGTCTCCCTGATGGCCGCCTGCTCACTGATCGTCGCGTTCGCGCCGACGGCCGAGTCGATCGGCGGGGGAGCGGTGGTGATCCTGGTCCTGGCACGACTGCTGCAGGGCTTCGCCACCGGCGGAGAGTACGGGACGAGTGCCACCTACATGTCCGAGGCCGCCCTACCCGGTCGGCGCGGCTTCCTGTCGTCGTTCCACTACGTGACCCTCGTGGGCGGGCACGTCCTCGCCCAGCTGACCCTGCTGATCATGGTGGTCACCCTGCCGGACGACGCGATCTCCGCCTGGGGATGGCGGGTGGCCTTCGGCATCGGAGGCGTCGCAGCGGTCGTCGTGTTCTGGCTCCGGCGGACCATGGACGAGTCACTGGAGACCACGCAGATCGACGCGGTCAAGGCGGGCCGGTCCCGCCGGAACGGCTCGATGCGCGAGCTCCTGGTCCACCAGTGGCGGCCCCTCCTCCTGTGCTTCGCGGTGACGATGGGCGGCACGGTCGCGTTCTACACGTACTCGGTGACCGGTCCGAACATCATCAAGAGCGCGTTCGCCGGTGACGACGTCGTCACGGGCACCGTCATCAACCTGATCGCCCTGACGACACTGATGCTCCTCCAGCCGCTCGGCGGGTGGCTCTCGGACATCGTCGGACGCAAGACCCTCCTGGTGTTCTTCGGCATCGGGGGAGTGGCCTACACCTGGTTCCTCCTCACCGCTCTTCCGGAGCAGACCGACCCTCTCGCCGCCTTCGCGATCCTCGTGGTCGGCTTCGTGATCCTCACCGGCTACACCTCCATCAACGCCGTCGTGAAGGCGCAGCTGTTCCCGACGCACATCCGCGCCCTCGGGCTCGGCTTCGGCTACGCGCTCGCGAACTCGATCTTCGGCGGCACCGCGCCCTTGCTGTACGCGGGGGCGCTCAGCGCCGAGCAGGTGCCGGCCTTCATCGGCTACGTCACCGCCGTGATCGTCGTCTCGCTGGTGGTGTACGTGGTCTTCCTCAAGAACACCGGGGCGAACTGGCTCGACGACGAGGCCGGGATGCGCCTGCGGGAGGACGCGCGCCGAGCCTCCCGCTAG
- a CDS encoding YaeQ family protein: MAAGAVMYNFAIQLADVDRGVYEDITLRAARHPSETDAYMMTRVLAYCLEYVEGITFSEGISSTATEPAVLVRDLTGRLTTWIEVGAPDAERLHFGSRLADRTTVYTHRNPEKVIAAWSGKRVHQLEQITVQSFDHGFLDAAVAVLERRNTLTVSVVEGQLYVEFNGVTMSSDIHVHQLG, from the coding sequence ATGGCAGCCGGCGCAGTGATGTACAACTTCGCGATACAGCTGGCTGATGTGGACCGCGGCGTCTACGAGGACATCACGCTGCGGGCCGCTCGGCACCCTTCCGAGACCGACGCGTACATGATGACGCGCGTGCTCGCGTACTGCCTCGAATACGTGGAGGGGATCACCTTCAGCGAGGGGATCTCGTCGACGGCGACCGAGCCGGCGGTGCTGGTCCGCGATCTCACCGGCAGGCTGACCACGTGGATCGAGGTGGGCGCGCCGGATGCCGAGCGACTGCACTTCGGGAGCAGGCTGGCCGACCGCACGACGGTCTACACGCATCGCAACCCGGAGAAGGTGATCGCGGCGTGGTCCGGCAAGCGAGTCCACCAGCTCGAGCAGATCACCGTGCAGAGCTTCGACCACGGGTTCCTGGATGCCGCGGTCGCGGTACTCGAGCGCCGCAACACGCTGACCGTGTCGGTCGTCGAGGGGCAGCTGTATGTCGAGTTCAACGGCGTGACGATGAGCAGCGACATCCACGTGCATCAGCTGGGCTGA
- a CDS encoding alpha/beta hydrolase: protein MPFVTTDDGVEIYYKDWGSTDAQPLVFHHGWPLSSDDWDAQMLFFHARGYRVIASDRRGHGRSTQVGTGHDMDHYASDVSAVVEHLDLRDAVHIGHSTGGGQVARYVAKHGQPQGRVAKAVLVSAVPPLMVQTEANPDGTPISVFDGFREALAANRAEFFQAVASGPFYGFNRPGATVSQPVIDNWWRQGMTGSALAHYEGIAAFSETDQTEDLRAITVPVLVLQGDDDQVVPYRDAALKQHELLQNSTLKIYEGYPHGMLTTHADVINPDLLAFIQE, encoded by the coding sequence ATGCCGTTTGTGACCACGGACGATGGTGTGGAGATCTACTACAAGGACTGGGGCAGCACCGACGCGCAGCCCCTCGTCTTCCACCACGGCTGGCCGCTCTCCTCGGACGACTGGGACGCGCAGATGCTGTTCTTCCACGCCCGCGGCTACCGCGTGATCGCGAGCGACCGCCGCGGCCACGGACGCTCGACCCAGGTCGGCACCGGTCACGACATGGACCACTACGCCAGCGACGTCAGCGCGGTGGTCGAGCACCTCGACCTGCGCGACGCGGTGCACATCGGCCACTCCACGGGCGGCGGCCAGGTCGCCCGCTACGTCGCGAAGCACGGCCAGCCGCAGGGACGCGTCGCCAAGGCGGTCCTCGTCTCGGCCGTCCCCCCGCTGATGGTCCAGACGGAGGCGAACCCCGACGGAACGCCGATCTCCGTCTTCGACGGCTTCCGCGAGGCGCTCGCGGCCAACCGGGCCGAGTTCTTCCAGGCCGTCGCCTCAGGCCCGTTCTACGGCTTCAACCGTCCCGGCGCGACCGTCTCGCAGCCGGTGATCGACAACTGGTGGCGCCAGGGCATGACCGGCAGTGCGCTCGCGCACTACGAGGGCATCGCGGCGTTCTCCGAGACCGACCAGACCGAGGACCTCCGGGCGATCACCGTCCCGGTGCTCGTCCTGCAGGGGGACGACGATCAGGTCGTGCCCTACCGGGACGCCGCGCTCAAGCAGCACGAGCTGCTGCAGAACTCCACCCTGAAGATCTACGAGGGCTACCCGCACGGCATGCTGACGACCCACGCCGACGTCATCAACCCCGACCTGCTCGCGTTCATCCAGGAGTAG
- the msrA gene encoding peptide-methionine (S)-S-oxide reductase MsrA: MAEERAILAGGCFWGLQELLRDMPGVFGTRAGYAGGSTPNATYRHHGDHAEAVEIEFDPEQTSYRDLLEFFFQVHDPTTKNRQGNDIGTAYRSVILFLSPEQERVARETIGEIDASGRWPGPVVTEVEPAGEFWDAEEEHQDYLRKHPGGYTCHWVRPRWSLDA; encoded by the coding sequence ATGGCCGAGGAGCGCGCGATCCTCGCGGGCGGCTGCTTCTGGGGGCTCCAGGAGCTCCTCCGCGACATGCCCGGTGTCTTCGGCACCCGGGCCGGCTACGCCGGCGGCAGCACCCCGAACGCCACCTACCGCCACCACGGCGATCACGCGGAGGCCGTCGAGATCGAGTTCGATCCCGAGCAGACCTCCTACCGCGATCTGCTGGAGTTCTTCTTCCAGGTGCACGACCCCACGACGAAGAACCGCCAGGGCAACGACATCGGCACCGCCTACCGCTCCGTGATCCTCTTCCTCTCCCCCGAGCAGGAGCGGGTCGCGCGCGAGACGATCGGCGAGATCGACGCGTCCGGCCGCTGGCCCGGACCGGTCGTGACCGAGGTCGAGCCCGCCGGCGAGTTCTGGGACGCCGAGGAGGAGCACCAGGACTACCTGCGCAAGCACCCCGGCGGCTACACCTGCCACTGGGTCCGCCCGCGGTGGTCGCTGGACGCCTGA
- a CDS encoding helix-turn-helix domain-containing protein: MRPEACAILHIHRTTLYYRLENLPPAVRAALDDGLQRCTSA; this comes from the coding sequence ATGCGGCCTGAGGCGTGCGCGATCCTGCACATCCATCGCACCACGCTCTACTACCGGCTGGAGAACCTGCCGCCGGCGGTCCGGGCCGCCCTCGACGACGGCCTCCAGCGCTGCACCTCTGCCTGA
- a CDS encoding UBP-type zinc finger domain-containing protein: MTSPMIDPSVPPSGPGCVECEQSGSWWLHLRRCARCGHIGCCDDSLDRHGTAHWRATGHTVMQSFEPGEDWFWDFGTDDYTDGPRLADPQSHPADQTTPGPADRVPRDWQALLTER; the protein is encoded by the coding sequence ATGACCTCGCCGATGATCGATCCCTCCGTCCCTCCGAGCGGCCCCGGCTGCGTCGAGTGCGAGCAGTCGGGCTCGTGGTGGCTGCATCTTCGCCGCTGCGCGCGCTGCGGCCACATCGGCTGCTGCGACGACTCGCTCGACAGGCACGGGACCGCGCACTGGCGGGCGACGGGCCACACGGTGATGCAGAGCTTCGAGCCCGGCGAGGACTGGTTCTGGGACTTCGGCACCGACGACTACACCGACGGTCCGCGCCTCGCGGACCCGCAGAGCCACCCGGCGGATCAGACGACGCCCGGACCGGCGGACCGCGTGCCCCGCGACTGGCAGGCCCTCCTCACCGAGCGCTGA
- a CDS encoding TetR/AcrR family transcriptional regulator has protein sequence MSTPLRAASIRPRTEAKLLDAAEELFFSRGIAATPIDAVLALAGVSAATLYRGYSSKEALVAAALDRRQAAWLEAWEAEIARADSDRERLLAVLPALERFRERPHGARWCAFLASSAEYLDPPAELADAVRADTESLRGRLTELAEPLVGEEAPRLAEELLLVVTGELAMRLRGGPPGGTSAAGRVADAVVSTYLREQGVRAGRQPVPPSH, from the coding sequence ATGTCCACGCCGCTCCGAGCCGCCTCGATCAGGCCCCGCACCGAGGCCAAGCTGCTCGACGCGGCCGAGGAGCTCTTCTTCAGCCGCGGGATCGCCGCGACTCCGATCGACGCGGTGCTGGCACTGGCCGGCGTCTCGGCCGCCACCCTGTACCGGGGCTACTCCAGCAAGGAGGCGCTGGTCGCCGCTGCCCTCGACCGTCGGCAGGCGGCCTGGCTCGAGGCCTGGGAGGCCGAGATCGCGCGGGCGGACTCGGACCGGGAGCGCCTGCTGGCCGTGCTCCCCGCGCTCGAGCGCTTCCGGGAGCGGCCGCACGGCGCCCGCTGGTGCGCGTTCCTGGCGTCGTCGGCCGAGTACCTCGACCCGCCGGCCGAGCTCGCCGACGCGGTCCGCGCCGACACGGAGTCCCTGCGCGGACGGCTGACCGAGCTCGCCGAGCCGCTGGTGGGGGAGGAGGCGCCGCGGCTCGCGGAGGAGCTCCTGCTCGTCGTGACCGGCGAGCTCGCCATGCGTCTGCGCGGCGGTCCGCCGGGCGGGACGAGCGCGGCCGGGCGCGTGGCGGACGCGGTGGTGAGCACGTACCTGCGGGAGCAGGGCGTCCGGGCGGGGCGACAGCCCGTACCGCCGTCCCACTAG
- a CDS encoding MFS transporter, with protein sequence MKRTFSFSPPVPLVVAATGLIAATYGLVRFAYGLLLPEMRAELGFDAATAGGVSAGASLAYCLGAVAGFLLASRAARVLVLAAGATAGAGALGMALSYEFVPFAIAAVVSSVGAGLASPALVDVLRRGVSPGLQARAQTIVNSGTGPGLVGAGVLALTLLPGWRTVWVVAAVVVVTAALAVAVLDGAAPRRETPTALSAAWLGAHRGPVLAAALLGAGSAGVWNFGRTLLVEVGSSTTESVVAWIVLGIGGTVAIATARWTSALPPRTAWTITTATAAAGTLGLALTAASPFALLACLLFGWGYTAGTGALIAWTTALDPDRAATGTALLFVVLIAGQAMGAVGLGALLDGPGATVAFAVAAVATAAAGVGRRAPARRIEAVSGGGGTGSLAA encoded by the coding sequence ATGAAACGCACGTTTTCGTTCTCCCCGCCGGTCCCCCTCGTCGTCGCCGCCACCGGGCTCATCGCGGCGACCTACGGTCTCGTGCGCTTCGCCTACGGTCTCCTGCTGCCGGAGATGCGCGCCGAGCTGGGCTTCGACGCGGCCACGGCGGGCGGTGTCTCGGCCGGCGCCTCCCTCGCCTACTGCCTCGGCGCGGTCGCGGGCTTCCTGCTCGCCTCCCGCGCGGCCCGCGTCCTCGTGCTGGCCGCCGGGGCGACGGCGGGCGCCGGCGCGCTCGGGATGGCGCTCAGCTACGAGTTCGTCCCCTTCGCGATCGCCGCCGTCGTGAGCTCCGTCGGCGCGGGACTCGCCTCCCCCGCGCTGGTCGATGTGCTCCGACGGGGCGTAAGCCCGGGACTGCAGGCGCGGGCGCAGACGATCGTGAACTCCGGGACGGGCCCCGGACTGGTCGGAGCGGGTGTCCTCGCCCTGACGCTGCTCCCGGGCTGGCGCACGGTGTGGGTCGTCGCGGCGGTCGTCGTGGTCACGGCCGCCCTCGCGGTCGCCGTCCTCGACGGCGCCGCCCCCCGCCGCGAGACCCCGACCGCGCTCTCCGCGGCCTGGCTGGGCGCGCATCGCGGGCCTGTCCTGGCGGCGGCGCTGCTGGGCGCCGGATCCGCGGGAGTCTGGAACTTCGGCAGGACCCTGCTGGTCGAGGTCGGGAGCAGCACCACGGAGTCGGTCGTCGCGTGGATCGTCCTCGGGATCGGCGGCACCGTCGCGATCGCCACCGCCCGCTGGACCAGCGCCCTGCCGCCGCGCACGGCCTGGACGATCACCACGGCGACGGCCGCCGCAGGGACACTCGGCCTGGCGCTCACGGCCGCCTCGCCGTTCGCCCTCCTCGCGTGCCTCCTCTTCGGCTGGGGCTACACGGCCGGCACCGGAGCGCTCATCGCCTGGACCACCGCCCTCGACCCGGACCGCGCGGCGACCGGCACGGCCCTGCTCTTCGTGGTGCTCATCGCGGGCCAGGCCATGGGCGCCGTGGGCCTCGGAGCGCTTCTCGACGGGCCGGGCGCCACGGTCGCCTTCGCCGTCGCCGCGGTCGCGACGGCAGCCGCGGGAGTCGGCCGCCGAGCACCGGCGCGGAGGATCGAGGCGGTGAGCGGAGGCGGCGGCACCGGTAGCCTCGCGGCATGA
- a CDS encoding putative quinol monooxygenase yields the protein MTFVNVGTLGAAPGRRDELVALLTEHNAALVGAGCLAYEVGVDDEQPDTVFVVELWESAEAHRSSLALPQVQAAIARARPLLSGAFGGHRFDVVGSPLRS from the coding sequence ATGACCTTCGTGAACGTCGGCACCCTGGGGGCCGCACCCGGCAGACGCGACGAGCTCGTCGCCCTCCTCACGGAGCACAACGCCGCCCTCGTCGGCGCCGGCTGCCTGGCCTACGAGGTCGGCGTCGACGACGAGCAGCCGGACACCGTCTTCGTCGTCGAGCTCTGGGAGAGCGCCGAGGCGCACCGGTCCTCGCTGGCCCTCCCGCAGGTCCAGGCCGCGATCGCGCGGGCCCGTCCGCTGCTCAGCGGCGCCTTCGGCGGCCACCGCTTCGACGTCGTGGGCTCTCCTCTCCGCAGCTGA